One window of Triticum dicoccoides isolate Atlit2015 ecotype Zavitan chromosome 5A, WEW_v2.0, whole genome shotgun sequence genomic DNA carries:
- the LOC119302616 gene encoding O-acyltransferase WSD1-like yields MGDSGTNGSHSVAALPTSPLLPIRTPRKAPADDPTADGEPVTPTARLMEPIYIVVTLGLGCPVNLPVFSAGIAAQLARYPRFCSIQVTDEANGGNPRWVRTVVNVDDHTIIPTLDPVAVAADPDRAVEDYLASLPALPMDRSRPLWEFHFLDFPTSEATSTAVIRVHHSLGDGTTLIALLLASARSAADPTRLPAMPEQPARTGAIYAPRPRSKGGVLAFLAWAWSYLVLAWNTMVDVTLFAATIAFLRDPHTPFKYVDHGAASSSRRRFVHRSLPLEDVKFIKNAMNCTVNDVLVGATSAALSRYFFRKSGANNTSKICLRSILLVDTRPTTSLQTYVDMIDSGKSNDVDWGNQLGYILLPFHLAMHDDPLAYVRKAKKTVDRKKSSLEVIFTCKMGESFLKVFGLKAGAFIFGRMFANTTLAFSNLVGPSEQIEFYGHPVVFIAPSVYGAPQALLVQCQSYNSTIMVSLSVDEEIIPDYIQLMDDFVESFGHIKDGASRLSTSVKQE; encoded by the exons ATGGGCGATAGCGGTACCAATGGCAGCCACTCTGTGGCCGCTCTGCCGACAAGCCCGCTGCTCCCGATACGCACGCCAAGAAAGGCACCGGCGGACGATCCCACGGCGGATGGGGAGCCCGTCACCCCTACTGCGAGGCTCATGGAACCCATATACATCGTCGTCACCCTCGGCCTTGGCTGCCCCGTAAACCTCCCCGTCTTCAGCGCCGGTATCGCCGCCCAGCTCGCCCGATACCCGCGCTTCTGCAGCATTCAG GTGACAGACGAGGCCAATGGTGGCAACCCGCGGTGGGTGCGCACGGTGGTGAACGTGGACGACCACACCATCATCCCGACACTGGACCCTGTCGCCGTGGCGGCCGACCCGGACCGGGCCGTGGAAGACTACCTGGCCTCGCTGCCCGCGCTCCCCATGGACCGCTCCCGGCCGCTATGGGAGTTTCACTTCCTCGACTTCCCGACCTCCGAGGCCACCTCCACCGCCGTCATCCGCGTGCACCACTCCCTCGGCGACGGCACGACGCTCATCGCGCTCCTCCTGGCGTCCGCGCGTAGCGCTGCCGACCCGACGCGCCTGCCGGCCATGCCGGAGCAGCCGGCGCGCACGGGCGCCATCTACGCGCCGCGGCCACGGTCCAAGGGGGGTGTCCTGGCGTTCCTCGCGTGGGCCTGGTCGTATCTTGTGCTCGCGTGGAACACCATGGTGGACGTCACCCTCTTCGCCGCGACCATTGCGTTCCTGAGAGACCCGCACACGCCGTTCAAGTACGTGGACCACGGCGCCGCGTCCAGCTCCCGCCGGCGCTTCGTGCACCGGAGCCTTCCTTTGGAGGACGTCAAGTTCATCAAGAATGCCATGAACTGC ACTGTCAATGACGTGCTAGTCGGAGCGACTTCTGCTGCTCTATCAAGATATTTTTTTCGCAAATCTG GTGCCAATAACACCAGCAAAATATGTCTGCGGTCTATCCTCCTTGTCGATACAAGACCAACCACTAGCCTACAA ACATATGTTGATATGATCGACTCTGGTAAGAGCAACGATGTGGACTGGGGAAATCAACTAGGCTATATCCTCCTTCCATTTCATTTGGCGATGCACGATGATCCACTTGCATATGTCCGCAAGGCAAAGAAGACCGTGGATAGGAAAAAGAGCTCGCTTGAAGTTATCTTCACGTGTAAGATGGGCGAATCGTTTCTCAAAGTGTTTGGTCTGAAG GCTGGTGCTTTTATCTTTGGTCGTATGTTTGCAAATACAACTCTTGCGTTCTCAAACCTGGTTGGACCAAGTGAACAAATAGAGTTTTATGGGCACCCTGTTGTCTTCATTGCGCCTAGTGTTTATGGAGCTCCGCAA GCTCTGCTTGTGCAATGTCAGAgttacaatagcactattatggtaAGTTTGTCGGTCGACGAGGAAATAATTCCAGATTATATTCAACTTATGGATGACTTTGTTGAGTCTTTTGGGCACATTAAGGATGGGgcttcaagactttcaacgtccgtCAAGCAAGAATAA